The following are encoded together in the Kribbella voronezhensis genome:
- a CDS encoding flavin reductase family protein yields the protein MTIHGEHPFLPPESERSPVRRLRGRLPSPVGLWTTSDDGKRAGLTVSSMLIADGEPGLVIGLIDPDSDLWETLRSARTAVVSLLGAGHQQLADAFGYVAPAPGGPFRMIDWTDTDWGPAPVGVTTWAGCRLVDPDPAEVGWSLQVHLEIAHVELQPDDLPPLIHRRGRYTVL from the coding sequence ATGACGATCCACGGGGAACACCCCTTCCTCCCGCCGGAATCGGAGCGAAGCCCGGTACGCCGGTTGCGCGGCCGACTGCCGTCGCCGGTCGGCCTCTGGACCACCTCGGACGACGGCAAGCGCGCCGGGCTGACCGTGTCGTCGATGCTGATCGCCGACGGTGAGCCCGGTCTCGTGATCGGGCTCATCGACCCGGACTCCGACCTGTGGGAAACGTTGCGCTCGGCAAGGACCGCCGTCGTCAGCCTGCTCGGCGCCGGCCACCAGCAACTCGCGGACGCCTTCGGTTACGTCGCCCCCGCGCCAGGCGGCCCGTTCCGGATGATCGACTGGACCGACACCGACTGGGGACCGGCCCCCGTCGGCGTCACCACCTGGGCCGGCTGTCGCCTGGTGGACCCCGACCCCGCCGAGGTCGGCTGGTCCCTCCAGGTCCACCTGGAAATCGCCCACGTAGAACTCCAACCCGACGACCTCCCACCCCTCATCCACCGCCGCGGCCGCTACACAGTCCTGTAG
- a CDS encoding phosphotransferase, with protein sequence MGERLDGGFDGGASLVDGVVRRTAGAWTPSVHALLAHLEAAGFSGAPRPLGVDADGREMVSFLAGQTVGNARPWPAWTHSSSALTDVARWLRRYHAAVADFVPPDDACWREGQGWQPGMILAHNDAAPYNAVWNVDGLVGFVDWDMAGPVRLELDVAWVAFSWTPLHASHVVAAEGFTDFDSRLPRLADFLREYGWQGTTDEILDLIAERLTLQLNVMHQNAAEDATYERMVAVGRDRDLMIALDQLAALR encoded by the coding sequence ATGGGTGAACGGCTGGATGGTGGGTTCGACGGTGGAGCCTCGTTGGTGGACGGCGTCGTACGGCGTACCGCGGGGGCGTGGACACCGTCGGTCCATGCGTTGTTGGCTCATCTGGAGGCTGCCGGCTTCTCGGGAGCACCGCGTCCGCTGGGTGTGGACGCAGACGGCCGCGAGATGGTCAGCTTTCTGGCTGGGCAAACGGTGGGGAACGCCCGGCCGTGGCCTGCGTGGACCCACAGCTCATCGGCGTTGACCGATGTTGCGCGCTGGCTCCGCCGCTATCACGCAGCCGTCGCCGACTTCGTTCCACCGGACGATGCCTGCTGGCGCGAAGGACAAGGCTGGCAGCCGGGCATGATCCTCGCGCACAACGACGCCGCGCCGTACAACGCGGTATGGAACGTCGATGGCCTGGTCGGCTTCGTCGACTGGGACATGGCCGGTCCGGTACGCCTGGAGCTGGACGTCGCCTGGGTCGCGTTCTCCTGGACGCCGTTGCATGCCTCCCATGTCGTGGCCGCCGAAGGCTTCACTGACTTCGACTCGCGCCTGCCTCGACTTGCCGACTTTCTCCGCGAGTACGGCTGGCAAGGCACCACTGACGAGATCCTCGACCTGATCGCGGAACGGCTGACGCTCCAGCTGAACGTGATGCACCAGAACGCCGCCGAGGACGCCACCTATGAGCGCATGGTGGCCGTCGGCCGCGATCGAGACCTGATGATCGCCCTCGACCAACTGGCTGCCCTCCGCTGA
- a CDS encoding TraR/DksA family transcriptional regulator, whose protein sequence is MDDPRTRLERERQKTLDRLANLSDDFDAVVAASRDSNADDEHDPEGSTIAFERSQLGALAEQARQHLTEIDAALARVASGTYTTCELCGRPIAADRLEARPVARTCTTCASAQHA, encoded by the coding sequence ATGGACGATCCGCGGACCCGTCTCGAGCGTGAGCGGCAGAAGACGTTGGACCGCTTGGCCAACCTGAGCGACGACTTCGACGCGGTCGTCGCCGCATCCCGCGACAGCAACGCGGACGACGAACACGATCCCGAAGGTTCGACGATCGCCTTCGAACGCTCCCAACTCGGCGCGCTGGCCGAGCAGGCCCGTCAACACCTGACAGAGATCGACGCCGCGCTCGCACGCGTGGCATCCGGCACCTACACAACCTGCGAGCTTTGCGGCCGCCCGATCGCCGCCGACCGCCTCGAGGCTCGCCCAGTAGCCCGCACCTGCACCACCTGCGCATCAGCCCAGCACGCCTAG
- a CDS encoding sugar O-acetyltransferase: MAKLWTEEGVTEVHGIRERVERAIRLTERLNTLSYDDREAIRSVWSELTGQPVDETFNLIPPLYCDHGINIRVGRKVFINQRCQLNDIGGIEIGDDVMIGPGVSLITSGHPVPPASRFDGITAAPIRIERNVWIGAGAMILQGVTVGENSVVAAGAVVTHDVPPNTLAAGVPAKLIRDISE, translated from the coding sequence ATGGCCAAGCTCTGGACCGAAGAGGGCGTGACGGAGGTACACGGCATCCGCGAGCGGGTCGAGCGGGCGATCCGGCTGACCGAGCGGCTCAACACACTCTCGTACGACGACCGCGAGGCGATCCGCTCGGTCTGGAGTGAACTGACCGGGCAGCCCGTCGACGAGACCTTCAACCTCATCCCGCCCCTGTACTGCGACCACGGGATCAACATCCGCGTCGGCCGCAAGGTCTTCATCAACCAACGCTGCCAGCTCAACGACATCGGCGGCATCGAGATCGGGGACGATGTGATGATCGGACCCGGCGTCAGCCTGATCACCTCCGGCCACCCGGTCCCTCCGGCGTCCCGCTTCGACGGCATCACGGCCGCGCCGATCCGGATCGAACGCAACGTCTGGATCGGCGCCGGCGCGATGATCCTCCAGGGCGTCACCGTCGGCGAGAACTCGGTCGTCGCCGCAGGAGCAGTCGTCACCCACGACGTACCCCCGAACACCCTCGCCGCCGGCGTACCGGCCAAGCTGATCCGGGACATCAGCGAGTAG
- a CDS encoding LysR family transcriptional regulator yields MDLEAVRTFAAVVDTGQFQAAADELGITQQAVSKRIAGLERVLGVLLLVRSARGTSLSIDGQAFLPHARELLRVADRALTSVLPGRRALRIDVLNRRAATAAALHAFHQADPGVDLDVVTLPDADVDAAVVAVAAGTIDATFRAITDPRRQLTAPVTACRVIDDPHQLLVGPRHPLAEATSLTLADLTPYRIWMPGMMPGSEWRLYYEELARAFTLAIDTGGPSFGVEVLLDELAGSADLATFVGEGTRYFWPESYDLRRIPIVNPTPVYPHSIIWREDNPHPALAAFLHHLRSTRTSPASQIWVPPWAESVRS; encoded by the coding sequence GTGGATCTCGAGGCCGTCCGGACGTTCGCGGCGGTCGTCGACACCGGTCAGTTCCAGGCTGCTGCCGACGAACTCGGCATCACCCAACAAGCCGTCTCCAAGCGGATCGCCGGCCTGGAACGCGTGCTCGGCGTACTCCTGCTCGTCCGATCGGCACGCGGTACGAGCCTGAGCATCGACGGGCAGGCGTTCCTCCCACACGCCCGCGAACTCCTTCGGGTCGCCGACCGCGCGCTCACCTCGGTCCTCCCCGGCCGGCGCGCACTCCGCATCGACGTCCTCAACCGTCGCGCCGCCACCGCAGCCGCCCTGCACGCCTTCCACCAGGCCGATCCCGGCGTCGACCTCGACGTGGTGACCCTGCCCGATGCCGATGTCGACGCCGCCGTGGTCGCGGTAGCCGCCGGAACCATCGACGCGACCTTCCGCGCTATCACCGATCCGCGGCGCCAACTCACCGCTCCCGTCACGGCATGCCGGGTCATCGACGACCCTCACCAACTTCTCGTCGGCCCCCGCCACCCGCTCGCGGAGGCAACCAGCCTCACCCTCGCCGACCTCACGCCGTACCGGATCTGGATGCCCGGCATGATGCCCGGCTCCGAGTGGCGCCTGTACTACGAGGAGCTCGCGCGCGCGTTCACGCTCGCGATCGACACGGGCGGCCCGAGCTTCGGCGTCGAAGTTCTCCTCGACGAACTCGCCGGATCCGCCGACCTCGCCACCTTCGTCGGCGAGGGCACCCGCTACTTCTGGCCGGAGTCGTACGACCTCCGCCGCATCCCGATCGTCAACCCCACGCCGGTCTATCCGCACTCGATCATCTGGCGCGAAGACAACCCACACCCGGCACTCGCAGCCTTCCTCCATCACCTGCGTTCCACCCGCACCAGCCCCGCGAGCCAGATCTGGGTCCCTCCGTGGGCAGAGAGCGTGAGGAGCTAG
- a CDS encoding zinc-dependent alcohol dehydrogenase family protein, with the protein MKATTIHAPFDVRLSDVPDPVIEKPTDAVVKIVAGCICGSDLWSYRGENKITPGSRIGHEYVGIVQEVGSEVRTVKPGDFVVTPFVASDGTCPNCKAGLQSVCQNIVGIGSKGADGGQGEYAKVPWADGTLVATPEVPDDALVPSLLTLSDVMGTGWHAARSARVKAGDTVVVVGDGAVGLCGVLAAARMGAERVVALSRHESRQKLAREFGATHIIAERGDEAKAAVLELTDGVGADAVLECVGTDQSFKTAFDVARPGATVGFVGVPHGVEVPIRTMFSRNVGLAGGVAPARQYLPELMADVLSGAINPGLVFDAELPLKAVAEGYQAMHERRSIKVLLRP; encoded by the coding sequence ATGAAAGCGACGACTATCCATGCCCCCTTCGATGTGCGGCTCAGTGACGTTCCGGATCCGGTGATCGAGAAGCCCACCGATGCTGTGGTGAAGATTGTTGCCGGGTGCATCTGTGGGTCCGATCTGTGGTCGTACCGCGGGGAGAACAAGATCACTCCGGGGAGCCGGATCGGGCACGAGTATGTCGGGATCGTGCAGGAGGTCGGGTCGGAGGTGCGGACGGTGAAGCCGGGTGATTTCGTCGTCACGCCGTTCGTCGCGAGTGATGGGACGTGTCCGAACTGCAAGGCCGGGCTGCAGTCGGTGTGCCAGAACATCGTGGGGATCGGCAGCAAGGGGGCGGACGGCGGCCAGGGTGAGTACGCGAAGGTGCCGTGGGCAGATGGCACGCTGGTCGCGACGCCCGAAGTACCGGACGATGCGCTGGTTCCGTCGTTGCTGACGTTGTCCGACGTGATGGGGACCGGTTGGCATGCGGCTCGTTCGGCGCGGGTCAAGGCCGGCGACACCGTCGTGGTGGTCGGCGACGGCGCTGTTGGATTGTGTGGGGTTCTCGCCGCTGCCCGGATGGGTGCAGAGCGGGTCGTCGCGCTGTCGCGGCACGAGTCGCGGCAGAAGCTCGCGCGCGAGTTCGGCGCGACGCACATCATCGCCGAGCGCGGGGACGAGGCGAAGGCCGCAGTACTGGAACTGACCGACGGGGTCGGAGCGGACGCCGTACTGGAATGTGTCGGCACCGACCAGTCCTTCAAGACCGCGTTCGACGTCGCCCGGCCGGGCGCGACCGTCGGGTTCGTCGGCGTACCGCACGGTGTGGAGGTGCCGATCCGGACGATGTTCAGCCGGAACGTCGGGTTGGCGGGCGGCGTCGCTCCGGCGCGTCAGTACCTGCCCGAGCTGATGGCGGACGTACTGTCGGGAGCGATCAACCCCGGTCTTGTCTTCGATGCGGAGCTGCCGCTGAAAGCGGTTGCCGAGGGCTACCAGGCGATGCACGAGCGACGCAGTATCAAGGTTCTGCTGCGTCCGTGA
- a CDS encoding ABC transporter substrate-binding protein → MRGGLSKTFAVMGAVGLLAVSACGNSNDNSGGGGSSASKDVTVFTWWADGGEKAGLDGLVSTFNTECKDYKFVNSAVAGGAGSNAKQVLANDLAAKKPPSTFQAHAGAELGDYIKNGQVDDVSDLYKEFGLDQAFPKSLLDNLTVDGKIYSVPANVHRANVVWANPTVLKKAGLDATKAPATVDAWIADLEKLKAAGVKAPLATSKGFAQEMVMEVVLLAELGPDKFTGLWKGETDANGADVTAALTKYQKLLSYSNVDRDAIDWPDALGYVNKGQAGYTVMGDWVAAQQLADKVPDSAYTYWPAPGTAGNFQFLADSFTLPTGGQDPDGAKCWLKVVGSADGQKAFNTKKGSIPARSDAVPTDYPKYQQSAMADWKSNKIVPSCAHGAACSLGQNDSILSAISQFSGKPDVATLQKALATAIKSS, encoded by the coding sequence ATGCGTGGTGGTTTGAGCAAGACCTTCGCGGTCATGGGTGCCGTGGGTCTTCTCGCGGTCAGTGCCTGCGGTAACAGCAACGACAACTCCGGTGGGGGCGGCTCGTCGGCCAGCAAGGACGTCACCGTCTTCACCTGGTGGGCAGACGGCGGCGAGAAGGCCGGACTGGACGGTCTGGTCTCGACGTTCAACACCGAGTGCAAGGACTACAAGTTCGTCAACTCCGCCGTCGCGGGTGGCGCCGGTTCGAACGCCAAGCAGGTGCTGGCGAACGACCTGGCCGCCAAGAAGCCGCCGTCGACCTTCCAGGCGCACGCCGGCGCCGAGCTGGGCGACTACATCAAGAACGGCCAGGTCGACGACGTCAGCGACCTGTACAAGGAGTTCGGCCTGGACCAGGCCTTCCCGAAGAGCCTGCTGGACAACCTGACCGTCGACGGCAAGATCTACTCGGTGCCGGCCAACGTCCACCGCGCCAACGTCGTCTGGGCCAACCCGACGGTGCTGAAGAAGGCCGGCCTCGACGCCACCAAGGCACCGGCCACGGTCGACGCCTGGATCGCCGACCTGGAGAAGCTGAAGGCGGCCGGAGTCAAGGCTCCGCTGGCCACCTCCAAGGGCTTCGCCCAGGAGATGGTGATGGAGGTCGTGCTGCTCGCCGAGCTCGGTCCGGACAAGTTCACCGGCCTGTGGAAGGGCGAGACCGACGCCAACGGCGCCGACGTGACAGCCGCGCTGACGAAGTACCAGAAGCTGCTGAGCTACAGCAATGTCGACCGCGACGCTATCGACTGGCCGGACGCGCTGGGCTACGTCAACAAGGGCCAGGCCGGCTACACGGTGATGGGTGACTGGGTCGCCGCGCAGCAGTTGGCCGACAAGGTGCCGGACTCGGCGTACACCTACTGGCCGGCGCCGGGCACCGCGGGGAACTTCCAGTTCCTGGCGGACTCGTTCACGCTGCCGACCGGTGGTCAGGACCCCGATGGTGCGAAGTGCTGGCTGAAGGTGGTCGGTAGCGCGGACGGCCAGAAGGCCTTCAACACCAAGAAGGGCTCGATCCCGGCCCGTTCCGACGCGGTGCCGACGGACTACCCGAAGTACCAGCAGTCCGCGATGGCCGACTGGAAGTCGAACAAGATCGTGCCGTCCTGTGCGCACGGCGCTGCCTGCAGCCTCGGTCAGAACGACAGCATCCTGTCCGCGATCAGCCAGTTCAGTGGCAAGCCGGACGTCGCGACGCTGCAGAAGGCCCTGGCGACCGCGATCAAGTCGTCCTGA
- a CDS encoding carbohydrate ABC transporter permease — MHGRIRTWGPGALVLLPTVLLLGYFVYGLIAWTFNTSLTDKHNARPVPTKHVGFENYVNLFGEDRFLNSLKNLGVLTVAFIVGTLIFGVLWALLLEKGVTGEGVFRSIFLFPMAVSMIASGVVWGWLLNPSQGDDARGLNRLFALLHLNFLENPWWTAGSRWTTMASIALPAVWQLSGYIMALFLAGFRGIPPELREAARVDGASEFKLYRYVLFPQLSPIALSALIILGHMSLKLFDLIYAITGPNQFRTEVPSVYMWNTLLRSDMAKAAGIAIVLLAVVAVLVIPYVAYTVRQESEE; from the coding sequence ATGCATGGAAGGATCCGTACCTGGGGTCCGGGTGCGTTGGTGCTGCTGCCGACGGTGTTGTTGCTCGGGTACTTCGTCTACGGGTTGATCGCCTGGACCTTCAACACCTCGTTGACGGACAAGCACAACGCCCGCCCGGTCCCGACGAAACACGTCGGGTTCGAGAACTACGTCAACCTGTTCGGTGAGGACCGGTTCCTCAACTCGCTGAAGAACCTCGGCGTGCTCACGGTGGCGTTCATCGTGGGCACGCTGATCTTCGGCGTGCTGTGGGCACTGCTGCTGGAGAAGGGGGTCACCGGCGAGGGTGTGTTCCGGTCGATCTTCCTGTTCCCGATGGCCGTGTCGATGATCGCGTCCGGCGTCGTCTGGGGCTGGTTGCTGAACCCGTCCCAGGGCGACGACGCGCGCGGCCTGAACCGGCTGTTCGCCCTGCTGCACCTGAATTTCCTGGAGAATCCCTGGTGGACCGCCGGCAGCAGATGGACGACGATGGCGTCCATCGCGCTCCCCGCGGTCTGGCAGCTGTCGGGGTACATCATGGCGCTGTTCCTCGCCGGTTTCCGCGGGATCCCGCCGGAGCTTCGCGAGGCGGCGCGGGTGGACGGCGCGTCGGAGTTCAAGCTGTACCGGTACGTGCTGTTCCCGCAGTTGTCCCCGATCGCGTTGTCGGCGCTGATCATCCTCGGGCACATGTCGCTGAAACTGTTCGACCTGATCTACGCGATCACCGGGCCGAACCAGTTCCGCACCGAGGTGCCTTCCGTCTACATGTGGAACACCTTGCTGCGCAGCGATATGGCCAAGGCGGCGGGTATCGCGATCGTGCTGCTCGCGGTCGTCGCCGTCCTCGTCATTCCCTATGTCGCCTACACCGTCCGGCAGGAGAGCGAAGAATGA
- a CDS encoding carbohydrate ABC transporter permease has protein sequence MTVVEASAATGKAAAAISRKPQRSTISDGSTRKSRTVRYVLLLLFLLFVLTPVYVVLITSFKTSSDTTAAAQWSLPQTWTLEPWRKAWDVLQPYMVRSLSLAVPAAIIASMIGSANGFVLARWRFPGANLVFAFILFGMFIPYQAVMLPLRQTYQDLDVTRGIPTLLITHVIYGLPICTLIFRNYYATVVPNEIIESARVDGAGLIQTYARIILPISISGFVVTLIWQFTSVWNDFLFALFLTQQNNGPVTLGLAALAGGQKVDYAASMAGALITSFPTLLVYILLGRWFIGGLMAGALKG, from the coding sequence ATGACCGTCGTGGAGGCATCGGCTGCCACCGGTAAGGCCGCAGCGGCGATCAGCCGGAAGCCGCAGCGCAGTACGATCAGCGACGGATCGACCAGGAAGAGCCGGACCGTTCGGTATGTCCTGCTGCTGTTGTTCCTGCTCTTCGTCCTGACGCCCGTGTACGTCGTACTCATCACCAGCTTCAAGACCTCCAGCGACACCACCGCCGCCGCGCAGTGGTCGTTGCCGCAGACCTGGACCCTGGAGCCCTGGCGCAAGGCCTGGGACGTCCTGCAGCCGTACATGGTCCGCTCGCTCTCCCTGGCGGTGCCGGCCGCGATCATCGCGTCGATGATCGGTTCGGCGAACGGGTTCGTGCTGGCCCGCTGGCGGTTCCCCGGGGCGAACCTGGTGTTCGCGTTCATCCTGTTCGGGATGTTCATCCCCTACCAGGCGGTGATGCTGCCGCTGCGGCAGACCTACCAGGACCTGGACGTCACCCGCGGCATCCCGACCCTGCTGATCACGCACGTGATCTACGGTCTGCCGATCTGCACGCTGATCTTCCGCAACTACTACGCGACCGTGGTGCCGAACGAGATCATCGAGTCGGCCCGGGTCGACGGCGCCGGCCTGATCCAGACCTACGCGCGGATCATCCTGCCGATCTCGATCTCCGGCTTCGTGGTCACCCTGATCTGGCAGTTCACCTCGGTCTGGAACGACTTCCTGTTCGCCCTGTTCCTCACCCAGCAGAACAACGGCCCGGTCACCCTCGGACTGGCGGCGCTGGCAGGTGGCCAGAAGGTGGACTACGCGGCCTCGATGGCCGGTGCCCTGATCACCTCGTTCCCGACCCTGCTGGTCTACATCCTGCTCGGTCGCTGGTTCATCGGCGGCCTGATGGCAGGCGCCCTCAAGGGCTGA